A window from Drosophila kikkawai strain 14028-0561.14 chromosome 2L, DkikHiC1v2, whole genome shotgun sequence encodes these proteins:
- the LOC108070528 gene encoding CDGSH iron-sulfur domain-containing protein 3, mitochondrial isoform X2, translated as MSIILRLNLRSSLMLQVRFNSKDAASAKTIPKNLLEDKQTAVLQKENGAIFDKRPFKISLDKDKTYSWCLCGKSKSQPLCDGMHKNEFLKIKQRPIRFKVEKTGDYWLCNCKQTSHRPFCDGTHKQPHIQTAVK; from the exons ATGTCTATAATATTAAGGCTAAACTTGCGTTCATCGTTGATGCTACAG GTGCGTTTCAACTCTAAGGATGCAGCCAGCGCCAAAACAATACCCAAGAACCTCCTGGAGGATAAGCAAACCGCCGTTTTGCAGAAGGAGAATGGGGCCATCTTCGACAAGCGACCATTCAAAATAAGCCTGGACAAAG ACAAAACCTACAGCTGGTGCCTGTGCGGCAAATCCAAATCTCAGCCCCTGTGCGATGGCATGCACAAGAATGAGTTCCTGAAGATAAAGCAGAG ACCCATTCGCTTCAAAGTGGAGAAAACCGGCGACTACTGGCTCTGCAACTGCAAGCAGACCTCCCACAGACCCTTCTGCGACGGCACTCATAAGCAACCGCACATCCAGACAGCCGTCAAATAG
- the LOC108070528 gene encoding CDGSH iron-sulfur domain-containing protein 3, mitochondrial isoform X1, whose protein sequence is MSIILRLNLRSSLMLQQVRFNSKDAASAKTIPKNLLEDKQTAVLQKENGAIFDKRPFKISLDKDKTYSWCLCGKSKSQPLCDGMHKNEFLKIKQRPIRFKVEKTGDYWLCNCKQTSHRPFCDGTHKQPHIQTAVK, encoded by the exons ATGTCTATAATATTAAGGCTAAACTTGCGTTCATCGTTGATGCTACAG CAGGTGCGTTTCAACTCTAAGGATGCAGCCAGCGCCAAAACAATACCCAAGAACCTCCTGGAGGATAAGCAAACCGCCGTTTTGCAGAAGGAGAATGGGGCCATCTTCGACAAGCGACCATTCAAAATAAGCCTGGACAAAG ACAAAACCTACAGCTGGTGCCTGTGCGGCAAATCCAAATCTCAGCCCCTGTGCGATGGCATGCACAAGAATGAGTTCCTGAAGATAAAGCAGAG ACCCATTCGCTTCAAAGTGGAGAAAACCGGCGACTACTGGCTCTGCAACTGCAAGCAGACCTCCCACAGACCCTTCTGCGACGGCACTCATAAGCAACCGCACATCCAGACAGCCGTCAAATAG
- the LOC108070525 gene encoding aldo-keto reductase family 1 member B1 produces MTNLAPTVQLSNGREMPIFGLGTWKSFESDAYHSTRHALDVGYRHIDTAFVYENEAEVGQAIAEKIAEGVISRDDVFVTTKLGGIHHDTDLVERACRLSLSNLGLDYVDLYLMHMPVGQKFHNDSNVHGTLELTDVDYLDTWAAMEKLVDLGLARSIGLSNFNAAQTERVLANCRIRPVVNQVECHPGFQQRQLREHAKRHGLVICAYCPLARPQPARQWPPFIYDEHAQQLAKKYGKTTAQICLRYLVQLGVVPLPKSSNKSRIAENFQVFDFELSPEDVRSMEQYHTGQRTVPFSGMAGHKFYPFHDEF; encoded by the coding sequence ATGACCAATCTGGCTCCCACCGTCCAGCTGAGCAACGGCCGCGAGATGCCGATCTTCGGCCTGGGCACCTGGAAGTCGTTCGAGTCGGACGCATACCACTCCACGCGTCACGCCCTCGACGTGGGCTACCGGCACATAGACACCGCCTTCGTCTACGAGAACGAGGCGGAGGTGGGCCAGGCGATCGCCGAGAAGATCGCTGAGGGGGTGATCTCGCGCGACGACGTGTTTGTGACCACCAAGCTGGGCGGGATCCACCACGACACCGATCTGGTGGAGCGCGCCTGCCGCCTGAGCCTGAGCAACCTTGGCCTGGACTACGTGGACCTGTACCTGATGCACATGCCGGTGGGCCAGAAGTTCCACAACGACAGCAACGTGCACGGCACCCTCGAGTTGACGGACGTCGACTATCTGGACACCTGGGCAGCGATGGAGAAGCTTGTGGACCTCGGACTGGCGCGGAGCATCGGTCTGTCCAACTTTAATGCGGCGCAAACCGAACGGGTGCTGGCGAACTGTCGGATCCGCCCGGTAGTCAACCAGGTTGAGTGCCACCCGGGATTCCAGCAACGCCAGCTGCGGGAACATGCCAAGCGGCACGGCCTGGTCATCTGCGCCTACTGTCCCTTGGCTCGCCCCCAGCCTGCCCGCCAGTGGCCGCCCTTCATCTACGACGAGCATGCCCAGCAGCTGGCCAAGAAGTACGGCAAGACCACGGCGCAGATCTGCCTGCGCTACCTGGTCCAGCTGGGCGTGGTGCCGCTGCCCAAGTCATCGAACAAGAGTCGCATCGCTGAGAACTTCCAGGTGTTCGACTTCGAGCTGAGTCCAGAGGACGTTCGGAGCATGGAGCAGTACCACACGGGCCAGCGAACGGTGCCGTTCTCCGGTATGGCCGGGCATAAGTTCTACCCGTTCCACGACGAGTTCTAG